In the Nicotiana tabacum cultivar K326 chromosome 16, ASM71507v2, whole genome shotgun sequence genome, one interval contains:
- the LOC107816598 gene encoding uncharacterized protein LOC107816598, whose product MALPQILPSSSSFTHKPHLINPTNNFFLTPQSNPQYHFTPLPFLHRRRRRNNYTLRCSASSFPEKHHTGSSPNSDDVVELPLFPLPLVLFPGAILPLQIFEFRYRIMMHTLLQTDLRFGVIYSDSATGTADVGCVGEVVKHERLVDDRFFLICKGQERFRVSKVVRSKPYLVAEVTWLEDRPSANGEDDVEGLANEVENYMKDVIRLSNRLNGKAEKEATDLRRNLFPTPFSFFVGSTFEGAPREQQALLELEDTAVRLKREKETLRNTLNYLTAASAVKDVFPSSG is encoded by the coding sequence ATGGCTTTGCCTCAAAtcttaccttcttcttcttctttcactcACAAACCCCACTTAATAAACCCTACTAATAATTTCTTTTTAACCCCTCAATCTAATCCCCAATATCACTTTACCCCACTACCATTCCTCCACCGCCGTCGCCGTCGTAATAATTACACTCTCCGATGCTCCGCCTCTTCCTTCCCGGAGAAACACCACACCGGCAGCTCACCCAACTCGGATGACGTCGTTGAGCTCCCACTTTTCCCTCTCCCTCTCGTCCTCTTCCCTGGTGCAATCCTCCCGCTTCAAATCTTCGAGTTTCGTTACCGTATAATGATGCATACACTCCTCCAAACCGACCTCCGTTTCGGAGTTATTTACTCCGATAGCGCCACCGGAACCGCCGACGTCGGCTGCGTAGGCGAAGTCGTTAAACACGAACGCCTCGTCGACGACCGGTTTTTTCTAATCTGTAAAGGACAAGAACGGTTCCGGGTCAGTAAAGTCGTCCGGTCCAAACCGTATTTAGTTGCTGAGGTGACGTGGCTGGAAGACCGTCCGTCAGCTAACGGAGAAGATGACGTGGAAGGTTTAGCTAACGAAGTGGAAAATTACATGAAAGACGTGATCCGTTTGTCTAACAGATTGAACGGGAAAGCTGAAAAAGAGGCAACAGATTTACGACGGAATTTATTTCCGACGCCGTTTTCGTTTTTCGTTGGGAGTACGTTTGAAGGAGCCCCACGGGAACAACAAGCGTTGCTTGAGTTAGAAGATACAGCTGTGAGATTGAAACGGGAAAAGGAAACTTTGAGGAATACTTTGAATTATTTAACTGCTGCTTCTGCTGTTAAGGATGTCTTCCCATCTTCGGGATGA